A region of Zeugodacus cucurbitae isolate PBARC_wt_2022May chromosome 5, idZeuCucr1.2, whole genome shotgun sequence DNA encodes the following proteins:
- the LOC105210609 gene encoding uncharacterized protein LOC105210609 — protein sequence MTFLLCVSDLSKHQEFKEIDTNNNVKTLPRKMLWDRVISLRTNNQTPNADKACKDKQQRSLKRLYIEIDGINAYYLLRELQQLTQLRLQLHTNPAMRGVDIFWLQLIPPTKEVIDYKWNRILSHTLWEHIEVEYLMSWLSTLGGGYSALGEQFSKCAEVAGKISLRQFNIGLRLGDPFLQSRCKLYYSISLIQTGQLRKAKYIIREQYKFARKQKEFDGRLVKMCHGIWQRLQYEYGLRLNSKKNTTESVLAKK from the exons ATGACATTTCTATTATGTGTAAGTGATTTATCAAAACACCAGGAATTTAAAGAAATTGATACAAATAACAATGTGAAAACACTGCCAAGAAAAATGCTTTGGGATCGCGTAATATCCTTGCGTACAAACAATCAAACACCAAATGCAGACAAAGCATGTAAAGATAAGCAACAACGTTCACTAAAGCGTTTATATATCGAGATTGATGGTATCAATGCCTACTATCTCTTGCGTGAGTTACAACAATTGACACAACTGCGTCTACAATTGCACACGAATCCTGCAATGCGTGGCGTTGATATATTCTGGTTACAATTGATACCACCAACAAAGGAAGTGATCGACTACAAATG GAATCGTATTCTATCGCACACACTGTGGGAACACATCGAAGTTGAATATCTAATGTCCTGGTTATCTACGCTTGGTGGCGGTTACTCTGCACTTGGAGAACAATTCAGCAAATGT GCAGAGGTTGCCGGTAAAATATCTTTACGTCAATTCAATATTGGTCTACGACTTGGTGATCCATTCCTACAATCCAGATGCAAGTTATATTACAGCATTTCACTGATACAAACTGGTCAGCTCAGAAAGGCTAAATATATCATACGTGAACAGTACAAGTTTGCCAGAAAACAAAAGGAATTCGACGGTCGTTTGGTAAAAATGTGTCACGGTATATGGCAACGTCTGCAATACGAATACGGTTTGCGTTTAAATAGTAAGAAAAATACCACAGAGTCGGTTTTAGCGAAGAAATGA
- the LOC105210608 gene encoding uncharacterized protein LOC105210608, whose amino-acid sequence MKYYVLVIAAVAYLAYVHGDACVQCNSATDPKCATDPENYLAKSCSVNTSVCYTRVYNGNTIRGCASELDNATAASCHNELECLICSFAEGCNRRVFPISRSQCLQCSGNSTSDCAANVYARPTVCPTYRLGDKCYIRNNGKNKTNSFERGCLSSAQARKLCVNEANCFTCEGVGCNFLSANSTQIPVARDGAAFVSSSIVVLGAALAMLRWA is encoded by the exons ATGAAGTACTACGTGTTGGTGATTGCAGCTGTGGCCTATTTGGCATATGTGCATGGGG ATGCCTGCGTGCAGTGTAACTCTGCTACTGATCCTAAATGTGCAACAGATCCCGAAAATTATCTAGCCAAAAGCTGCAGTGTGAATACATCCGTTTGCTATACAAGAGTATACA ATGGCAATACGATACGTGGCTGCGCTTCTGAGTTGGACAACGCCACGGCAGCTAGTTGTCACAATGAGTTGGAATGCTTAATTTGCTCCTTTGCCGAAGGTTGCAATCGTCGCGTTTTCCCCATAAGTCGCTCGCAGTGTCTACAATGCTCGGGTAATTCGACTAGTGATTGTGCCGCTAATGTCTATGCCAGACCCACGGTATGCCCGACTTACAGATTGGGCGATAAATGCTACATTAGAAATAATG GCAAGAACAAGACGAATTCCTTCGAACGTGGTTGTCTGTCCTCCGCTCAAGCTAGGAAGCTCTGCGTGAATGAGGCGAACTGTTTCACATGCGAAGGTGTTGGCTGTAACTTCCTTTCCGCCAATAGCACCCAAATCCCGGTTGCTCGCGATGGCGCCGCATTCGTTAGTTCTTCGATTGTTGTACTCGGCGCCGCTTTGGCAATGTTGCGTTGGGCTTAA